AAACTGCAGAAGGCCGTCAAGGCCGGTGAAGTGGACGGATTGCAATTCGCCGACCGCCTGGCGGACGCGGTCGAAAAGGGGGTGTTAAGCGAGACCGAGGCCAGGACCCTGGCCCAGGTGCAAACCATGGTGGCGGAAATCATCGCCGTCGACGACTTCGACCCCGAAGACCTGCGCGCCAGGCCCTCGACCGGAGCCAACACCGAAGGCGAACGCCTGGCCAGCTAACTAACCCGTCACCTGTTACCCGTCACGCGTCACGCGTCACGCGTCACCATCAAAGCATGCCCGTCTCGAGGCGGGCGGCTTCCGTCATCATCATGTGGTTCCACGGCGGGTCGAACACCAGGTCGACATCGACGGTGTTGATGGTGGGAATCAGCGCGATCTTGGAACGCACGTCCTCCACCAGGATCGGCCCCATGCCACAGCCTGGGGCGGTAAGCGTCATTTCGACATGGACATCGCGCTGGCCGTTACCGGCGCGGCTGATATCACAGGTGTAAACCAGACCCAGGTCGACGATGTTGACCGGAATTTCCGGGTCATAGCAGGTGCGCATCTGGTCCCAGACCAGTTTTTCAACATCTTCCTCGGTCGCGTCGTCGGACAGGGATGGCGGCTGCACGGGCTCACGCCCGATGGCATCGGCGTCGGTGCCGGCCACCCGGAACAGGTTGCCATCCACGAACACGGTAAAACTACCGCCCAGCGCCTGGGTGATGTAGCCGACGGCGCCCACGGGCATGGTCACGGGGTCACCCGAAGGGATCATCACGACCTCGCAATCGCGTTCAAATTGGCAGGGCTGGCTGGTCTGGGAAAACATGGTGCGCCACGGATTGGGTATGCCGATAAGATGCGGCTGATGACGCGTTGAATCAAGTGGCAGGGAAGCAGGCGCGCGCGTGGCGCGCACGCCTGCCGTACCGTCAGCTCATCTTCGACTGCAGGTAGTTCTGCACACCCACCTTGTCGATCAGGCTGAGCTGGGTTTCCAGCCAGTCCACGTGCTCTTCCTCGGACTCCAGGATGCTCTCGAACAGTTCGCGGCTGACGTAATCCTGGCTGGTTTCGCTGTAGGCGATGGCTTCGCGCAGCAGCGGAATGGCATCCATTTCCAGCTTCAGGTCGCACTCGAGCATTTCCTTGACGTTCTCGCCGATGCGCAGCTTGCCCAGGTCCTGCAGGTTCGGCAGGCCCTCGAGTAACAGGATGCGCTCGATGAGCTGGTCGGCATGCTTCATCTCGTCGATGGATTCTTCGTACTCGTGCTCGGCCAGTTCCTTCAGGCCCATGTCCTTGAACATGCGCGAGTGCAGGAAATACTGGTTAATCGCGGTCAGCTCATTGTAGAGCGCACGATTGAGGAATTCGATGACTTTCTTGTCGCCTTTCATGGTGACCTTCTCCGGTTTCAATACGTCCATCCGGCGCGAAACACGCCGTGCTGGGCGAACTATAGCCAAGCCTTCAACGGCCTGAAGAAATGAGAATGGTTAGTGAATGAGAACGACTTACGGACTGGACCAGGGAACGGCCCGAAGTACCTCAGCCCAGGGCGGGCTCCGGCACGAGTTTGAGCACTTCGCCCGAGCCGGACATGGCCTCGCCCAGGACCTCGACCGCAGTGCTGGTGCATCGACCGCAGGTGATGCTGCAGCCGGTACGACTGGACAGCTGGTTGAGGTCGCGAACGCCTTCCTTCACGGCAGCGTGAATATCGGAATCGGTAACGGCGTTGCAGAGGCAGACGTACATAATGCCTGTATCTTAGTTGTGAATGAGAATGATTGTCAATACCTATCAAGCCGTCTAGAATGCGCCCTGCTGAACGCGAATCATTCTCAAACGACACCTGTCCGTACCAAAATCCTATGAAACCGATAACGCTGACCGCTTCCCTTATCCACGCCATCGCTTTTGCGATGACTGGCACGATAGCGAGCACGGCCCTAGCCGATGACACCGAGCGCTGCCAGCCATCGGCAAAGACCGAAGGCGGCACGGACATCGAATGCCTGGCGCTGGAGCACATCACCATCCTGGGTGATGCCGGCGATGTGAATGACGTGGCCGGCGGCGCCAGCAAGGTCTCGCACGAGGACCTGGAGCGCTTCCAGGCCACCGACGTCGTGCGCGCCATGCGCCAGGTGCCCGGCGTGTCGTTCCAGGTGGAAGACGGTTACGGCCTGCACCCCAACATCAGCATCCGCGGCACCGCGGCCGAGCGCAGCAGCCGTGTCACGCTCCTGGAGGACGGCATCCTGGTGGCCCCGGCGCCGTACACCGCGCCCTCGGCATACTACTTCCCGACGTTCGGCCGCATTCACGCCATCGAGGTACTGAAAGGGCCGGCCGCCATCACCCAGGGGCCCTATACCGTGGGTGGCGCGATCAACCTGGTCTCCACGCCTATTCCGGCGCAGGCCAGTGGCCACCTGCTGGGCGAGTTTGGCAGTGACGACACCTGGCGGCTGCACGGCTGGTACGGCGGCGGCGCCGACGACGGTTTCGGCTGGTTGGTGGAAACCCATCAATGGCAGTCTGACGGCTACCAGCATATCGACCGCAGCGACAGCGATACCGGCCTGGACAAGTCGGACTACCTGGCCAAGGGCCGTTACACGCTGGACACCGGCGATGGTGTCACCCACGTGTTCGACATCAAGCTGCAGACGTCCGAGGAACAGTCCCGGCAGAGCTACCTGGGCCTGACGGACACGGATTTTCATGCCGACGCGCTGCGACGGTACGGCGTGTCCAGCCAGGACGAGATGGACAACGAACACCAGCAGGTGGTCCTGGGCTGGCGCATGGTTTTCGAATCGGGCGCGGAACTGTCCATCGCCGCCTATGACAACGAATTCGAACGCGCCTGGTACAAGACCGAGGCCATCGACTTCGACGGCAGCGCCGATGCGCAGTCCTTCAGCGGAACGGGTTGGGCCAACGTCATCAACGGCATCAATACCGGTACCGGAACGGGGGGTTACGATGCCGGCTTCCTGCAGGCCATTGTCGACGGCGCCGACACCCCGGAAGGTTCGATCCAGGTCCGTAACAATTCACGTGAGTACTACGCCCGCGGCATCCAGCTCATCGGCCAGTTGCCGCTGGAATCGGGCGATGTGCTCCACGGCCTGCAGGCCGGACTGCGCTTCCATCGCGACGAGGAAGACCGGCTGCAGCGCAATGACACCTGGCGCCAGCTCAACGGCCAGATGGTCATCAGCGATGTCGGCCTGCAAGGCAATGCCGGCAACCGCGTCCAGGACGCCGAGGCCTGGGCCACGTGGATCCAGGACCGGATCGAGTGGAACGACTGGACCTTCACGCCGGGCCTGCGTTACGAGAACATCGAACTCAGCCGCCACAACTACGGCACCTCCGGCCCTGACCCGTCGAGCCGGAACGACGACAACCTGTCCAGCTACCGCGAGAACCACGTCGACGTCTGGATTCCCGGCATCGGCGTGATGCGCGACCTTGATAACGGCCTGCAGTTGCTGGCCGGCGTGCACAAGGGTTTCGCCGTGCCGGGCAACTCGCCGGGCACCGACCCCGAGGAAAGCATCAACTACGAGCTGGGCATGCGCTGGGCCGGCCAGGCCTGGCAGCTCGATGTCACCGGCTTCTTCAACGACTACGAAAACCTGGTCGGCACCTGCACTAACTCATCGGGCAGCAATTGCGAGCCCGGTGACGCCTTCAACGGCGAAGGGGTGCATATTCCCGGCCTGGAGGTCTCGGCCTCCGCCTTCCCCGTCCTGGGCAACGTCACCGTGCCGTTGCAGCTGACCTACACGTGGATGGACGCCGAGTTCCAGACCAGCTTCGATTCCGAGTTCTTTGGCGATGTCGAGGCCGGCGACCCGGTGCCCTACGTGCCTGACCATGAGCTCTATGCCTCGGCCGGCATGGAATGGCAGCGCCTGTCTGCCTACCTGGGCGCGAGCTATGTCGACAGCGTGTGTACCCAGGCGGCCTGCGGCGCCTTCCAGGAAACCGACGCCGCGACCCTGTTCGATCTGTCCGCGCATTACCGGCTGGGTGATCAATGGACCGCGTACGTAATAGCAGAGAACGTAACCGACGAGATCTACATCGCCGGCCGTGAACCCTACGGCGCACGCCCGAACAAGCCGCGCAGCGTTTACGCGGGCGTCACGTTCGACTTTTGAGACCGGGCCCCGGCCGTTCAGCCGGTTGAGGCCATGGGCTCCAACAGGGTCAGCGCGCGCTGGTAAACCCGGCGCTTGAAGGGAATGACGTGGGCCACGGGGTACCAGAAGTCGACCCAGCGGTATTCGAAGAACTCGGGTGAATCGGTGGCGTCCAGCGCCAGCCGGGAATCATCGGCCAGCATGCGCAGCAGGAACCAGACCTGCTTCTGGCCAATGCACAGCGGCTTGTGATGACGGCGTAGGTAACGGTTCGGCAAGCGGTATCGCAGCCACCCCGGAGTTGAGCCCAGGATCTCGACATGATGGCTGCGTAGCCCGGTCTCCTCTTCCAGTTCCCGGTACATGGCCTCTTCGGGCGTTTCGTCGGTGCGCATGCCGCCCTGCGGAAACTGCCAGCCATCCTGGTTGGCGCGATGGGCCCAGAACACCTTCCCGTCTTCATTGAGCAGTACGATGGCCACGTTGGGCCGATAGCCGTCAGGGTCGATCACGCCGGAACCCCGGTCGTGCCGGGCCGCCGCCGGCATTGTGTTGGTAGGGCCATGTGCCTGTGTTATTTTGCCGCAGTCGGTAAAATCTTAATCAATCCCGGGATTCTTTCCAATACGATGCCGTTTTCCTCCCAGCGCTGGTTCCTGGGCGCCCTGGCGGCGCTGGCCCTGGGAAGCATCGTGTTTGCCACCATGGTCGGCTCGACGATCAGCGGGCCGGCCGCCTGGCTGGACGCGCTGACGCACCCCGACAGCCACGCCGGCGAGGTGCTCTGGCGCCTGCGCCTGCCCCGCGCGCTGGCGGCATTCGTCGTCGGCGGACTGCTGTCGCTGTCCGGCTGCCTGATGCAGGTGCTGCTGCGCAACCCCCTGGCCGACCCGTACATTCTTGGCGTGTCCGGTGGCGCCGCCTTCTTCACGCTCGCCGGCATGACCCTGGGCATCGCCGCGGTGTGGTGGCCGCCGCTGGCGCTGGCCGGTGCGTTTTTCTCGGTGCTTGTCGTGTTCAGCCTGGCCCGCGGCAGCGGGCCGTGGAGCGGCACCCGATTGCTGCTGACCGGCGTGGTCACCGCATCCGGCTGGGGCGCGCTGATCACATTGCTGCTGGCGCAAAGCGACGACAGCAGCCTGCGCGGCATGCTGTTCTGGCTGATGGGCGACCTGGGCTATGCGCGCCTGCCGGCCTGGGCCGTGGCAGTCCTGGCGCTGTCACTGGTGCTGGCGCTGGGGTTCGCGCGTGGCCTGAACGTGCTGGCCATGGGCGAGACCACCGCCAGGTTGCTGGGGGTATCGACACGTCGCCTGTTGTGGGGCATTTACTTCGTCGCTTCTCTGCTGACGGCGGCCGCGGTCAGCATTGCCGGCAGCATCGGCTTCGTCGGCCTGATCGTGCCCCACCTGGCACGCCTGCTGGTTGGGGCCGACCATCGCGTACTGGTCCCGGCCGCGACCCTGTTCGGTGGTGCTTTCCTGGTCCTGTCCGACACGCTGGCGCGGACCATCATCGCGCCGCGGCAGTTGCCCGTGGGTGTTGTCACGGCATTGCTCGGCGTGCCGCTGTTCCTGTTGCTGCTGAACCGCGCCCGCGTACGTGGGGGCCGCGAATGACGACCACCACGCCCTCCAGCAAGGCCGATCACGGCTTGCGGTGCCATGCACTGGATGTCGAGATCGGTGCTCGCCCGGTGGCCCGTGAGCTGGACCTCGTGCTCCGCCCCGGCGAATTCTGGGGGCTGCTTGGCGCCAACGGCTCCGGGAAGACGACCCTGCTGCGACACTTCGCCGGCCTGCTTCCACCCGCCGGCGGCACGCTGTCGCTGGACGGCCGGCCGCTGGCCCGCTGGCCACGCCGGGAACTGGCCCGCTCCCTGGGGATGATGCAACAACACGCCGACTACGTGTTCGATGCCAGCGTGCTGGATGTCGCCCTCACCGGGCGCCACCCCTACCTGGGCCCATGGCAGCGCGAGAGTCGTGATGACCGTGACCACGCCATGCGTGCGCTGGCAACTGTCGACCTGGCTTCGCTGGCGGACCGGCCGGTGACGCGACTGTCCGGTGGCGAAGCGCGCCGGCTGGCGTTTGCCGCCCTGCTGGTGCAGTCACCGGATACCCTGTTGCTGGACGAGCCCACCAACCACCTGGATTTCCGTCACCAGGTGAGCGTCATGCGTACCGTGGGTAATCATGTCTATGGCGATGGGCGACTGGCCGTGGCCGCGCTGCACGATGTGAACCTGGCGGCGACCTACTGCAGCCACGTGCTGTTGCTTTACGGCGAGGGTGAGTGGCAGGCCGGACCGGCACCGGACCTGCTGAACATGGACAACCTGGAGCGGCTGTACCAGTGCCCGGTCACCGTGGTCGACACCCCGGACGGGCGGCGGTTTCACCCGTCGTTTTCGCGACTCTCCGACGGCCCCTCGGCCGATTGACCCACCCGGGCCTGGTAGTGCCGGCCCAGGAACCAGGCCCCCGTACCCCAGGCCGCCAGAACCGGCAGGTACAGCCAGGTGATCTGCGTGATGCCCAACCCGGCCGTGGTCATGCCCTTGAACAGCCAGCTGGCGGTCACATCACTGCCGCGATAGACGACGGTGTCGATAAAGTTCTTTGACTTGTAGCGCTGCTCGCGCCCCACCACGGTGAACAGCATCTCCTTGACCGGCCCCAGCATGCCGTAGTTCAGCGACCGCTGGGCCACCTGCACCGCGGCGAACAGCACCAGCCCCATGCTGGAGCCCAGGATGACGAAACCCGAGGCCAGCAGCACCGGCGGCACGATGATCGCGCGGCGCATGCCCAGCGCGTCCACCAGCCGGGAAGTCAGGAAGAACTGGAATGCGAAGGCCAGCACCTGCACCACCAGGTCGACCACGGCAAAAAACTCCGTGCGCTCTGCGAAACCAACGATCTCGCGGTCGACCAGCACCGCCAGGCCGTTATACAGGAACGTTGCCGTCAGGTTGTGGGTGAGCATCAGCAGGCAGATCAGTAGCAGGTACTTCGAGCGGAACACCTCGATGGCGCCTTCGAGCACCCCGCCGCCGATGACCTCACCGCCCTCATCGTGGCCGGTGGCGCGCTCGTAGCGACCCATGACCACGGCCATGCCGGTGGCCACCAGCAAGCCGGCCAGGGCCACCATCATGATGCCGGATGCGCCGACATCGGCCACCAGGCCGCGGGTGGCCAGCGGGCCTACGATGGCGCCGATGCTGCCGCCGGCCATGATGGTGGGAAACAGCCGCCGCGCCTGGCCCGGACGGAACACGTCGGTCATGAAACTCCAGAACACCGACACCACGAACAGGTTGAAGACGCTCAGCCAGACATAGAACGCGCGCTGCACCCACGCCGATGTCGCGTCGCCGCTGAAGGCCCAGGCGAAAAAGCCCAGCTGGGTGATGAAGAACAGGTAACTGGCCGGCACGAACACGCCGCGCCGGAATCGCGACACCAGCCAGCCGAACACCGGCACAATCAGCAGCATGCACACGAACGTGGCGGTATAGAGCAGGTGCAGCACCTCGGCGTTGTTGGACGCCACGGTGCCACGTAGTGGCCGCAGCATGAAATAGCTGCCAAGCAGGAAAAAGAAATACGTGAACGCCAGGTCGAAAGCGACCCACTCGCCATGCTGCACCCGGAACAGACGCTCGAACGGATTCTGGTAGCCGCGCTCCGCGGTGGTGTCAGTCAAGGCCCAGGGCTCCCGGCATCAACCGTCCGCCACCATCACGGACTGCCCGGGCTGCAGTCGCTCGTTACCGCGAATCACCACGCGGTCGCCGCCGCGCAGGTCGCCTTCCACCGCGATCCGGTCGGCCGTGCCGACGCCGGTCGTGACCGGCACCTGGCGGGCCGTGTCATCGGCGCCGACAACAAACACGGAGATATTGCCCGGGCGCAGAACCAGGGCGTCACGCGGCACCGACAGCAGTTCCTCGGTATGCGCCATCGGCACGGCCACGCGCAGTGTCTGGCCCACGGGGAAGCGCTGTTCCAGCAGGTCCAGGCGGAGCTCGAACTGGTGCGTATTCAGGTCACCGACGGCGACCACGGTGCGAACCACCGCCTGCGCGGTGGCGGCGCGTGTGCGCAGGTCCAGGCGCTGGCCGGGCTGGACATAGCCGTAGTACTCCAGCGGCGCGCGGGCGATGACCTCCAGGTGCGCCTGGTCGACCACGCGAACCACGGTGCTGCCGACGATGACGCGCTCGCCGGGCGTCATGACCCGCTCGACAACAACGCCATCGAACGGCGCGCGAATGACGGTGCGCGCGAGCTGGTCCTCGTTCTGCGCCAGCCGTGAACGCGCCACGGCCAGGTCGCCGCGGGCCACATCACGGTCCGCGCGGGTCTGCTCCAGCTGCGTGGCCGCGGCCAGGTTGGACTGTGCCAAGCGGTCGAAACGCTTCTCCTCGGCCTCCAGGAACACCAGTTGCGCCTGGGCACGCTCCACCTCCGCGGCCAGCTCGTCGCGCCGGAGCCGCAGGGCCGTGTCTTCAATAGTGGCCACGGGGTCTCCGGCAGCCACGGCCGTGCCGACATCAGCGACGGTGTTCAGGCGCCCTTCCACTTCCGCAGCCAGGCGGGCGTCGTTGCGGCTGGCCACGGTGCCGGGCACCCAGGTCACCGGCGCCATCGGCCGGACCTCGGCCTGGGCCACGCGGACCGTGGCCGGCGGCATCTGGTCCTGGGCCCAGGCGGGCGCCAGCAGGGCCAGCGCCAGGCCCAGCACACCGGTGCGGCGCAGCAGGGAAGGGGTCAGTGTCTTCATCGTCATCATCCTATACGGCCTCCGGCGCGACGTGGGTCTCGGCCGTCTTTTCTTCATTCATGCGCAACAGGCTGGGCAGCAGCAACAGCGTAAACAGCGTGCTGACGGCCATGCCACCGACGATCACCGAGGCCATGCCCCGGTACAGTTCCGAACCGGAGCCCGGCATCAGCATCAGCGGCAGCATGCCGAAGATGCTGGTGGTGGTGCTCATCAGGATGGGCCGCAGTCGCAACCGCACGGCGCTCTCCACCGCATCGCGACGGCTCATGCCTTCGCGCTCGGCGTCGCGGGCGCGGTACACCAGCAGGATGGCGTTGTTGACCACCAGGCCCAGCAGGATGACAAAGCCGATCATCGTCAACAGGTCCATCTGCTGGCCACCCTGCGACATCAGCGCCAGGTCCATCATCCGCAATGACAGGATGCCGCCGACCGTGGCCATCGGAATGGTCATGATCACCAGCAATGAATCCCGGAAGGACCGGAATAGCGCCGAAATCAGCAGGTACAGGATCACCACCGCCAGCGTGAAGCTGCCGGCCATGCTGCGCAGGGTCTCGGACAGCGCCTCGGCGGTGCCGGACAGCTTGATGGTGCCATCCGGCGGCAGCAGCGCGCGGATCTGCGGCAACACCTGCTCGTCGATCACGGTGAGCGCCTCCTCGATGGCCATGGCGCCCGGCGGCGTGATCTGCAGGGTGAGCGTTCGGCGGCGATCCACGCGCTGGATGCTGGACGGCCCGGCGGTGCGTTCCAGCCGCGCCAGTTCGCTTAACGCCAGCACCTCGCCAGACGGCGTCGCCAGCGGCATGGCGGCCAGTTCCTCCGGCGTGGCCCATTCCTCGGCGCGCATGACGATGTTGTATCGCCGCGTGCCATCGAAATACTCGCCCAGGAACGCGCCGTCGCCCAGCGCGCGGACCACGGTCGCCATGCGTGCACGGTTCCAGCCGACCTCGGCGATGGCGCGGTCATCCGGCACCAGGCGCAGTTCCGGCTCGGCCATTTCCAGGCCGGGCACCGGCTGGATACTGGCACCCGGCAGCGCCTGCATGACCGCGAAGAAACCGGCCTGGCCGGCACCCAGCAAGGACTCGAAAGATTCGGCCTGCAGGTCCAGGTTGATCTGCCGGCCACCACGGGCGCCGTTGAAGATCGGCGCACGGCGGGCGAAGCCGAAGGTGTCCGGGAAACCCTGCAGGATCTGGCCATTGAAGAGCCCCAGGAAGGCATCGACTTCGTCCGGATTCACCGCGCGGCCACCCAGGAAAGTACCGAAACTGGGGTCCGAGCCCATGTAGTAACTGCTCAGCTGCATCTCCGCCGTGCCGTCGATATGCGGCGCCAGGCGCTGGTCGATGACATCCATGATCTCGCGCTCACCGGTTTCCACGCCAAGCCCGGGCGGCGCCACCAGGAAGCCGTCGATCCAGTTCTGGCGGCCCTCGGGCAGGTAGTCGGCCGGCGGCTTCAGCAGGATGACCAGCACCAGCGGGACGATGGTCAGCACGCCAATCCACGTCAGCCTTTTCGAGCGCGTATCAGTCCAGCTCATGATGTGGTCGGTGGTCCAGCGCCACCAGTGCTGGTGATGGTCTTCGATACCCGCGCCCTTGACCCAGTTGGCCGCGGCCGAGGGCAGTACGGTCACGGCCACGACCAGGCTGACCGTGACCGCGGCGGAAATCGTGATGGCCAGGTCGGCGAACAGCTGCCCGGCCTCGTCGTCCAGGAACGCCACGGGCATGAAGATGGCCACTGTGGTGGCGGTGGAAGCCAGCAGCGCACCCCAGACCTGGCTGGCGCCGCGCAGCGAGGCCTCGTCGCCATCGCGGCCCTGCTCGCGCTGGCGGAAAATGTTCTCCAGCACCACGATGGCCGCGTCCAGCACCATGCCGGTGGCAAACGCCAGGCCCGCCAGCGAGATGATGTTCAGCGTGCGCCCGGTGATCTCCATGACCAGGAACGAGGCCAGCAGGCACAGCGGGATCGACAGGCCGACCACCAGCGTGGCGCGGAACTTGCGAAGGAACCACCACAGCACTACGACGGCCAGCGCCATGCCCAGCAACAGGTTGTTGCGGACCATGGCGATGGAGGCGTTGATGTAGTCGGTCTGGTCGAAATTCTGTTCGATCTGCAGGCCGACGCGCGGTAACTGCTCGGCCTGCATTTCGGCGATCACGTCCCTCACGCCGGCCATCACGTCGAGCACGTTGGCGCCGGATTCCGGCGACACCGCCATGCCGATGGCCGGCCCGCCGTTCAGATGCAGCACCGTGGTGGGGTCGACCATGGCCATCTCCACGCGCGCCACCTCGCTGAGCCGGATGGGCGTCTGGCCACGCCACTCCAGCACAAGGTCGCCCAGCGACTCCACCGCGTAGCGGCCGGAGAACCGAACCGTGTACTGGCGCCGCCCGACCTCCATGTTGCCGCCGGAAACATCGGTATTGCTGCCCAGCTCACCCGAGACCGCGGTCAGGTCCAGGCCGATGGCCGCGGCCTTGTACGGGTCGAAGGTGATGCGCACCTCGTGCGAGCGGCCGCCAAAGGACCCCACCCACGACACGCCGGCCACGCGCTCGATGCGGGTCACCACGTTGTCGTCGATGTAGTCCTGGTAGCTCTCGATGGGCCGGTCGTTGCCCTCGGTGGTGGAAATGGCGAACCAGCCCATGACCCGGTCGAAGTTGAAACCACCCACCAGGATGCCGGGTTCATCGGCGTCGACGGGGTAGCGCGGCACCTGGTTGAGCCGGTTCATGACCTCGATGAGGGCGCGGTTCATGTCCGTGCCCACGGCAAACTCCAGCGACACCGAGGCCGCGCCATAGTTGGCGTTGGAGGTCATCCGCAACAGGCCCGGGGTGCTGCGCAGGACCGTTTCCTGCGGCTCGATGATTTCAGATTCGATTTCGTTGGGCGCCGACGCGCGCCAGCTGGTGCTGACCAGGATGATCGGCCGGCTGATTTCCGGCGTCATTTCGATCGGCAAACGCGTCATCGCGATCAGGCCGAAGATCGCCAGCAGGATGCCGCCGACAGCCACGGCGACCGGGTTGCCCAGTGAGAGCCGGGTCAGGTTCATTAAAATTCCCCCACTCGCCAGCGACCCATCCGCCGGCTCGAACAGCGGATTGTATCAGCCCATCACGCCGGCAAGCATCGGGATGGGCACGTGCACCGCCGCACAGGTGGCTCGCATCAAC
This genomic window from Marinihelvus fidelis contains:
- a CDS encoding efflux RND transporter permease subunit gives rise to the protein MNLTRLSLGNPVAVAVGGILLAIFGLIAMTRLPIEMTPEISRPIILVSTSWRASAPNEIESEIIEPQETVLRSTPGLLRMTSNANYGAASVSLEFAVGTDMNRALIEVMNRLNQVPRYPVDADEPGILVGGFNFDRVMGWFAISTTEGNDRPIESYQDYIDDNVVTRIERVAGVSWVGSFGGRSHEVRITFDPYKAAAIGLDLTAVSGELGSNTDVSGGNMEVGRRQYTVRFSGRYAVESLGDLVLEWRGQTPIRLSEVARVEMAMVDPTTVLHLNGGPAIGMAVSPESGANVLDVMAGVRDVIAEMQAEQLPRVGLQIEQNFDQTDYINASIAMVRNNLLLGMALAVVVLWWFLRKFRATLVVGLSIPLCLLASFLVMEITGRTLNIISLAGLAFATGMVLDAAIVVLENIFRQREQGRDGDEASLRGASQVWGALLASTATTVAIFMPVAFLDDEAGQLFADLAITISAAVTVSLVVAVTVLPSAAANWVKGAGIEDHHQHWWRWTTDHIMSWTDTRSKRLTWIGVLTIVPLVLVILLKPPADYLPEGRQNWIDGFLVAPPGLGVETGEREIMDVIDQRLAPHIDGTAEMQLSSYYMGSDPSFGTFLGGRAVNPDEVDAFLGLFNGQILQGFPDTFGFARRAPIFNGARGGRQINLDLQAESFESLLGAGQAGFFAVMQALPGASIQPVPGLEMAEPELRLVPDDRAIAEVGWNRARMATVVRALGDGAFLGEYFDGTRRYNIVMRAEEWATPEELAAMPLATPSGEVLALSELARLERTAGPSSIQRVDRRRTLTLQITPPGAMAIEEALTVIDEQVLPQIRALLPPDGTIKLSGTAEALSETLRSMAGSFTLAVVILYLLISALFRSFRDSLLVIMTIPMATVGGILSLRMMDLALMSQGGQQMDLLTMIGFVILLGLVVNNAILLVYRARDAEREGMSRRDAVESAVRLRLRPILMSTTTSIFGMLPLMLMPGSGSELYRGMASVIVGGMAVSTLFTLLLLPSLLRMNEEKTAETHVAPEAV